Genomic DNA from Paenibacillus sp. KS-LC4:
ACGATTTATTAGCAAGTTGAATATGCGCGTCGTGCCGATTGAAGAGCAGGAGGCAGTTCAAGAGCCGTTCGTTCTCATTACGTATACGACAGGCTTCGGACAGGTTCCTGACCGGGTTATGTCGTTCCTGAAGCGCAACGGTAAGCATCTTCGCGGCGTATCCGCCAGCGGCAACCGCAATTGGGGAACGGGCTTTGCCAAAAGCGCAGATACGATTGCCGAGCTATACAATGTCCCTGTTATTTCTAAATTCGAGTTGTCCGGAACGAAAT
This window encodes:
- the nrdI gene encoding class Ib ribonucleoside-diphosphate reductase assembly flavoprotein NrdI, which translates into the protein MLVVYDSKTGNVKRFISKLNMRVVPIEEQEAVQEPFVLITYTTGFGQVPDRVMSFLKRNGKHLRGVSASGNRNWGTGFAKSADTIAELYNVPVISKFELSGTKYDTENFVERVRTIEAY